The region AAAGTCTTTAACATATTGGTGATTGACTGTATTGTCTCTAAACTTTTATTAGAATCGCCGGTTCCGGCTAAGCCAACTACTAAGCCATAGCCAATTAGTTGATTTGATCTAACCCCTTGAACTTTTGCAATATCTTTAATCCTGGCACTACTCTGTTCTTGTGCTAAAGCAGAAGACATACTACACAGTATTAATAATATTGCTAAAAAAATAATATTAAACTTACGCATAAATCCTCCACTTTAAAATAAAATATTAAAGACTTGAGTCAAAATACCTTGACGTTGTTTACTATTTAACGGACCCTTACCATCAAATTTAACTTCAGCATTAGCCACATATGATGATAAAACCGTATTATCAGGTTTAATATCATCAGGTCTCACAACACCGGTAATCGTAATTTGATGAAGATCCTTGTTTTGTTTTATTGATTGCGTTCCTGAAACAACAAGATTACCATTAGGCTTGACCTCAATAACTTGAACAGTCACTGTTCCGGTAACCGAATTAGAATTATTGATAGCACCGGAAGAACTGGATTTATCAGAGCCACTCGCTGTAGCCGCTGCTAAAAAATCAAAAATCCCTGTTCCAGCCTGCAAATCAACCGAGCCTTCTTTTTTATTGGAAGAATTGCTAGAACGACTAGCCTTTGAGGTTTCATTGATGATAATAGTTAAGTTATCACCGATTTTTCCAGCTTTGTGATCTGCAAATAAATTCAACCCGGTACTGTCATCAACCCATAATGATGTCGCAAAAACACTTGGCATCACCAGCAGTGCCATTACCGTCATTACTACCACCATGAACTTTTTATTGCGCACTACCGTCACCTACCTTTTATCAACACTGTATTTTTATCAAGAACCAGTCCTGAAATTATTTTTTTGGAAACTTCATTTTGCACTCTAATCATTTCGCCCTCTCGGCCATCTTGAAGTGCTGTCCCCACTGCCCTTACTTCAATACCATTGTTTTGATATACAATTTCAACGGTACTAGCCTTATTAATAATGATTGGATTATAGAGCATACCGGTATTAAGCACTGTTTCTGCCGCTAATACTCTTAACACAACCTTACCAATAATTTTATTAATGTCATTGATATAGCCTTGTGGAATTTTACTAATATCCATTCTAACAATCGCTAAGTCCGCACCAGTGATTATTTGATTAGGCATTAAGGGGTTTGTTAAAACCACTACTTGTTCATACCGTTTTACATTAAATCTTAGCTCAACTTTTTTCACCAAAACATCATCAAGCATTACATTGATAAACACATTCGTCGGTGCATTATATCTTACACCATACGGTAGTACCGGTTTTAAAGTTACTGTTCCCTCTCTAATCAGCAAATCTTGCGGCAAATTAACATTTTCAATAGTATAATCGGTTATAGCTTGCGGAATATTACTTTTTATATAGTTTTGTGCTGTAACTAACAATTCTTGTCCTGAAATAGTTTGTGATTTTGCAATAATCGTAATATTATCAGGAATATACCACGTTACATCATTATAATTTAAAGATGCTGCTGATATTCTCATTCCCAACAGCTCATTATTTAAAACCATTCTGCTCCCCGGTGACGGTGCACTACCTAAATTAACTTTTTTTAAAGTCTCAACTTTAGCATTATCAGCACCAATAATCTCGGCAATATCACCCAAAGTTAATTGGGCTTTATTTACAAAGACTTGTTCCGGAATAAAAATATTAATTCCTGAAGCATAGCTTATATTAGTGGTCAGCAAACAACCAAGAAACAATGCTACCCTTAGAAATCTTTTAAACATAACAGCTCACCCTAACGTTTTAAGCCGTTTGCAATTTCTAGCATACTATCAGAAGTTGTGATGGCTTTAGAGTTTGTTTCATAAGCTCTTTGCGCAACAATCATATTAACCATTTCTTCAACAATCTGAACATTGGACATTTCCAAATATTTCTGAGCGATACTGCCAGCGCCATCAGCTTCCGGCGCACTTACTACCGGTGTTCCCGAAGCAGCAGTTTCTTTTAATAAGTTTTTGCCAATATTTTCAAGACCGGCCGGATTAACAAATCGCGCAATTTGTATTTGTCCAATCTCTTGTGGTTCAGTTTGTCCTGGAATTGTTACTGCAACCCTGCCATCAGCAGAAATTGAAACATCCGTAGCATTTTCCGGGATGGTAATTTGCGGTTCTAACGGATAACCATCAGAGGTTACAATCAACCCTTGTGAATCACGTTTAAACGAACCATCTCTTGTATAATTAATCGTTCCATCCGGCATACTGATTTGATAAAACCCTTCACCCTCAATTGCCATATCCAACATATTACCAGTACTTTGGAAATTACCTTGAGTATATAGTTTCTGCGTCGCTGCAATTCTAACACCATTACCAATATTAATACCAGTCGGCACTTGGTTGTCAAGACCAGTAGTCGTACCGGCTTTACGCATATTTTGGTACATTAAATCTTGGAAATCACCTCTGGTTTTCTTGAAACCGGAAGTGTTGACATTGGCGATATTATTCGAAATAATATCGATATTTGTTTGCTGTGCTAACATCCCGGACGCAGCCGTCCATAATGAACGCATCATAATTAAAACCCCCACTATATTATTATTAAAACTATAACATGGAAAATTTTTTAAAGCTCTAGGTCATAATTCCCCAAATTTCAAACTATATTAATTATATCGACATTTATAAAAAAAAATTAAGCAAAATTATCCGATGAAAACTCATCGGATAATTTTTTTACTATTAAACTTTTCCTACTTCATTAACCGCTTTGTCTAACATTGCATCATGACTTTGCACAGCCTTAGCATTTGTTTCATAGGCACGATAAGCTGTAATTAGCTTAACCATTTCACCAACAACATTGACATTAGACATTTCAATACTGCCTTGGACAATTGTTGCGGTACTATCGGTCGGCGTCGCTCCATTCGGCGCTTTAAATAAAGTACTGCCTTCCTTTTCTAATTTAACATTTTCGGCAAAATCAACCAATCTTAAATTATCGGTTGGGACATCATCGACAATAATTTCTCCGGTAGGACTTACCGTGAATTTTGCATTTTCATCCACCGTAATCACGCCGGCAGTACCCATTACTTTATAACCATCACTGGTAACCAGTTCACCATTAGCCGAACGTAAAAAACTGCCGTTTCTAGTGTACCGCTCACCTTGTGGAGTATCAACCACAAAAAAGCCTTTGCCATCAATTGCTAAATCAAAGTCATTATCAGTCTTTCGCACCGCACCTTGGCTTTGACTTACCACCACTTCGGCTACAACTGTTCCTCGCCCTAGTTTGCCGACTTCTTGAACTTCACCATCATTTATTCTTTTTAACAAAACTGAAGCAAAATCGCTATTAATCGCTTCATCTTTTTTATAACCGGTTGTATTAACATTAGCAACATTATTGGAAATAACATCAGTTCTAATTGCTTCTGAAATCATTCCGGTTGTCGCAGTATATAGTCCTCTTATCACAAAAAGACCTCCCGCCTCATTTAAGCAATACTATTAGATTTCAAAGTACTTAAGCTGTCTTCCAAGTTTTCAATCGATTCCAACGCTTTACCAGTGCCTAAGGCTACACAAGATAACGGATCTTCCGCTAAGTACGTCGGAATTCCTGTTTCTTTTTGAATTAATTCATCTAACGCATATAATAATGCGCCACCACCGGTCATAACGATTCCTCTGTCCATAATATCAGCAGCAAGTTCTGGCGGAGTTATCTCAAGAACAGCTTTTACACATTGAACAATTGCTTCGACCGGTTCATTTAAAGCTTCGCCGGTTTCGACTGCTGACATTCTCACTGTTTTTGGTAACCCTGATAGCAAATCACGACCTCGAACTTCCATACTACCTTCACGACGACCTCTAATCGCCGTACCAATATTCATTTTGATTTCTTCAGCAGTCCGCTCACCAATCATCATATTATATTCTTTTTTAACATAACGCACGATAGCATCATCAAATTTATCGCCACCAATCCGGAGCGATTCACTTGCAACAATTCCGCCTAAGCTAATCACCGCCACATCAGTTGTTCCACCACCAATATCAACCACCATTGCCCCATAAGGCTCTGATATATCAAGACCTGCTCCTAACGCTGCTGCTAACGGTTCTTCAATCAAATATGTTTTTCTTGCACCGGCTTGTACCGCTGCTTCCAATACTGCTCTTTTTTCAACCGTCGTCACCCCGGACGGAATACAAACCATAATTCGCGGTTTGAAAATAAAGCTTCGGCCGGCTACTTTTTCAATAAAATGTCTTAACATACTTTCCGTAGTATCATAATCCGCAATAACACCTTCACGAAGCGGTCTTATCGCAACAATATTGCCCGGTGTACGCCCCAACATTTTTCTGGCTTCTTCACCAATCGCTAAAACTTTGTTAGAATCTCGATCAATCGCCACTACTGACGGTTCTCTTAAGACAACCCCTTTACCCTTTATGTAAACCAGCACATTAGCCGTACCTAAATCTACTCCTATATCCATTGACATCCCAAACAATATAAACGCCCCTTCACTACATAAAATTTCCTTTTTACTCTAACGTGATTTTATTCTACATTTAATACGCATTTCCTGCAATACAAAATTCATAATTATTAACAACTTTTATAAATAATTTTCGGACTGAAAAGTCTATTCTTTTTAAAAAAACCTTCCGACATTTTTGAGATATTTTTCTTCACCATAGCCCCTCTGTTTCAAACCAGCTTCAGCCATCATCAACACAGCACTTATTAAGTCATTAAGTTTCTTGTGCTGAATCCAATCAAGATTTCTTTTGGCACTAAGTTCACATAGTTCATTATTGCTAAAGATAATTTTATTGTCATGAAAAAATTTATTTAATAGTTCTTCCACAGCTTCAATCATTATCCCCAGCCCCAAATTAAAAGCCGACGGTGCTAACGCATTATCAAAGGCTTGGCTACAAGCACCTCTCCGTTCTAATGTACCATATACTTTCAATTCAGTATTGCAATAACTATAAAAACTATTTAAATCTTCTGCTTTTGCTTGATGAACATTCTCACCAAAATAATCTTTTAGTGATATGGGCTTTATAAATTCCCACTTATCGCGATACCGTAAAAATAAACACTTTTTTGCATACAGCTCGACTATATCATCAATAGTTTCAACTATCTCATCAATACTGCCTACCAGATTAGCTTTTTGAAAAGCACTGCGACTATAAATATAGTGTCGTCCCGAATAATAAATTCCTTCCGGAGTATCCAGCTTGGAGTTGGCAAATAACAGCGTTTCAATAAAATCAAGTTTAGAAAAAACATTTAAGGCCAATGGCATTTTATCTAAACTTATTTCTAAATGAGTTTGACTGGAAGAAATAAAAGCAAATAAATCTTTGTGTCCATGAAAGTTTGGTGGAGCAAAATACTCCAAAAATTACATTCTGCTTTTATTTCTTCATCGTCAATCAGCGTACTATTGATTGACGCAAAATCAGGATTTAACCCCTTGTCAATCAAACTATATCCGTTAGCTTGTAAATAATTTCTGATAATCTGTAGATAGTACGTTAGACTTTTTTCAATATTTAATAAGGAAGGCTGTGGCGCAAACGCTAGTTCCAAATTATTATAAGAGGTATCAAGCGTTATAACAATCTCGTTTTGCTTTTCCGCACCAATCAGTTGTGATTTGGAACTATATAGCGGTTTAAAGCCAGCTTTAAGCAGTCCTTTAAACAAATTTTCGATAATATTTTTTTCAATATTTTTAGCTTGCTTATGTACTATCGGATATTCTAGTTCAACCCCAACCTTCATTTTAGAATTACTAAAGCTTCTAATCGGACTTATCAATCGTTCATATAGTAAATCAGTTATCTTCATAAATCACCTATCAATACGAACAGCCAACATTGCAATATCCTCGGTTTGTTCCACCCCTTGACTATGTTGAGCAATTAATAAACTTACATGATCTATCATCATTTTTAACGTTGCATCCGGTCTATTGCCGATAAAACGGTTTAAATTTAACAACAATTTAGCTTCGGAATAAATTTCATTATAGTTATTAACCGCTTCCGTTATTCCATCAGTATAAGCAAAAACAATATCACCAGCTTCTAAGATTAGCTCACGTTGTTTATAATTCACATCCTTTAATACACCTAAAGCCATACTCTTAGACATTGGTAAATAATCAAACTTTATTCCACAGCGATAAACAAACGGATTATTATGCCCAGAATTAGAATAAGTGAATTTTCCGGTGCTAATTTCTAAAATACCAAAAAATACTGTTACAATAATATTCTCTTCATTATCAGCATTCAATTGGTTGTTAGTAATATTTAGCACTT is a window of Negativicutes bacterium DNA encoding:
- a CDS encoding flagellar basal body L-ring protein FlgH — encoded protein: MVVVMTVMALLVMPSVFATSLWVDDSTGLNLFADHKAGKIGDNLTIIINETSKASRSSNSSNKKEGSVDLQAGTGIFDFLAAATASGSDKSSSSGAINNSNSVTGTVTVQVIEVKPNGNLVVSGTQSIKQNKDLHQITITGVVRPDDIKPDNTVLSSYVANAEVKFDGKGPLNSKQRQGILTQVFNILF
- the flgA gene encoding flagellar basal body P-ring formation protein FlgA; this encodes MFKRFLRVALFLGCLLTTNISYASGINIFIPEQVFVNKAQLTLGDIAEIIGADNAKVETLKKVNLGSAPSPGSRMVLNNELLGMRISAASLNYNDVTWYIPDNITIIAKSQTISGQELLVTAQNYIKSNIPQAITDYTIENVNLPQDLLIREGTVTLKPVLPYGVRYNAPTNVFINVMLDDVLVKKVELRFNVKRYEQVVVLTNPLMPNQIITGADLAIVRMDISKIPQGYINDINKIIGKVVLRVLAAETVLNTGMLYNPIIINKASTVEIVYQNNGIEVRAVGTALQDGREGEMIRVQNEVSKKIISGLVLDKNTVLIKGR
- the flgG gene encoding flagellar basal-body rod protein FlgG, which produces MMRSLWTAASGMLAQQTNIDIISNNIANVNTSGFKKTRGDFQDLMYQNMRKAGTTTGLDNQVPTGINIGNGVRIAATQKLYTQGNFQSTGNMLDMAIEGEGFYQISMPDGTINYTRDGSFKRDSQGLIVTSDGYPLEPQITIPENATDVSISADGRVAVTIPGQTEPQEIGQIQIARFVNPAGLENIGKNLLKETAASGTPVVSAPEADGAGSIAQKYLEMSNVQIVEEMVNMIVAQRAYETNSKAITTSDSMLEIANGLKR
- the flgF gene encoding flagellar basal-body rod protein FlgF, with the protein product MIRGLYTATTGMISEAIRTDVISNNVANVNTTGYKKDEAINSDFASVLLKRINDGEVQEVGKLGRGTVVAEVVVSQSQGAVRKTDNDFDLAIDGKGFFVVDTPQGERYTRNGSFLRSANGELVTSDGYKVMGTAGVITVDENAKFTVSPTGEIIVDDVPTDNLRLVDFAENVKLEKEGSTLFKAPNGATPTDSTATIVQGSIEMSNVNVVGEMVKLITAYRAYETNAKAVQSHDAMLDKAVNEVGKV
- a CDS encoding rod shape-determining protein yields the protein MSMDIGVDLGTANVLVYIKGKGVVLREPSVVAIDRDSNKVLAIGEEARKMLGRTPGNIVAIRPLREGVIADYDTTESMLRHFIEKVAGRSFIFKPRIMVCIPSGVTTVEKRAVLEAAVQAGARKTYLIEEPLAAALGAGLDISEPYGAMVVDIGGGTTDVAVISLGGIVASESLRIGGDKFDDAIVRYVKKEYNMMIGERTAEEIKMNIGTAIRGRREGSMEVRGRDLLSGLPKTVRMSAVETGEALNEPVEAIVQCVKAVLEITPPELAADIMDRGIVMTGGGALLYALDELIQKETGIPTYLAEDPLSCVALGTGKALESIENLEDSLSTLKSNSIA